From the Tripterygium wilfordii isolate XIE 37 chromosome 6, ASM1340144v1, whole genome shotgun sequence genome, one window contains:
- the LOC119999274 gene encoding WD repeat-containing protein DWA2 → MQGGSSGVGYGLKYQARCLSDVKADTDHTSFIAGTLSLREENEVHLIRLSSGGTELICEGLFSHPNEIWDLASCPFDQRIFSTVFSTGESYGAAIWQIPELYGQLNSPQLERIASLDEHVGKINCILWWPSGRHDKLISIDEENIVVWGLDCSKRSAQVQSKESAGLLHSLSGGAWDPHDVNAVATTCESMIQFWDLRTMNKTNSIERGHVRNIDYNAKKEHILVTAEDESGIHIWDLRTLKAPVQELPGHTHWTWAVSCNPEYDGMILSAGTDSTVNLWLASSFSSSNELTSESPAESTMQKMDPLLNSYSDYEDSVYGLAWSSREPWIFASLSYDGRVVVESVKPFLSKK, encoded by the exons ATGCAAGGAGGATCATCGGGCGTTGGTTATGGCCTAAAGTATCAG GCTAGGTGTTTATCAGATGTCAAAGCGGACACAGATCACACCAGCTTCATCGCTGGAACTCTCAGtctaagagaagaaaatgag GTGCATTTGATTCGGCTTTCTTCAGGTGGAACCGAACTCATATGCGAGGGTTTGTTCTCGCATCCGAATGAGATTTGGGATCTCGCTTCGTGTCCCTTCGATCAACGAATTTTCTCTACAGTTTTCTCCACTG GTGAGTCATATGGAGCGGCAATATGGCAAATTCCTGAGTTGTATGGTCAGCTAAACTCCCCTCAGTTGGAAAGAATTGCTTCCCTTGATGAACATGTTGGTAAGATTAATTG CATTCTTTGGTGGCCTTCTGGAAGACATGATAAGTTGATCAGCATTGATGAGGAAAATATTGTCGTTTGGGGCTTGGATTGTTCAAAGAGGTCAGCTCAG GTACAATCGAAGGAATCGGCTGGTTTGCTGCACTCCTTATCTGGTGGGGCATGGGATCCACATGATGTTAACGCGGTTGCTACAACTTGTGAATCCATGATCCAGTTTTGGGATCTTCGGACAATGAA TAAGACAAATTCAATTGAGCGTGGCCATGTCCGAAATATTGACTACAATGCAAAGAAGGAGCATATACTT GTTACTGCAGAGGATGAATCTGGGATACACATCTGGGATCTTAGGACGCTAAAGGCTCCCGTCCAAGAACTCCCTGGACATACACACTG GACGTGGGCTGTCAGCTGTAATCCTGAGTATGATGGGATGATTTtg AGTGCTGGTACAGACTCGACTGTCAATCTATGGCTAGCTTCTTCATTTAGTAGCAGCAATGAGCTGACATCTGAAAG CCCAGCTGAGTCAACTATGCAGAAAATGGATCCGTTACTTAATTCATATAGTGACTATGAAGACAGTGTTTATG GCCTTGCTTGGAGTTCACGGGAGCCTTGGATTTTTGCATCATTATCGTATGATGGGAGG